Proteins from a genomic interval of Oncorhynchus kisutch isolate 150728-3 linkage group LG28, Okis_V2, whole genome shotgun sequence:
- the LOC109873216 gene encoding A disintegrin and metalloproteinase with thrombospondin motifs 8-like, with amino-acid sequence MVLEIWCNTRHYLLTLMAVAAQVYRHPSLKNSVSLVVVKMLVVEDEDVGPQVSSNGGMALRNFCNWQQLFNPSSQRHLEHYDTAILFTRQDICGQRSCDTLGVADVGTMCDPKRSCSVIEDNGLQAAYTVTHELGHVLSMPHDDSNNCIRWFGHLDGPHMMASVFFSLNKALPWSPCSARYVTEFFDNGYGDCLLDPPEQTLPLPVDPPGVSYNLDRQCQQAFGEEFSLCPDTPEDQTCSQLWCREEGQPHCTTRNGSLPWADGTLCWAGAGAGAGTNTTCQGGVCAAVTDQQKREEPVDGGWGVWGPWGSCSRSCGGGVEFSQRECTDPKPQNGGAYCAGQRAKYQTCHILACQDEHGKSFRDEQCEKYNSDRYLDIHGNIKQWIPKYNGVSPRDRCKLFCRARGSNEFKVFEAKVVDGTTCGPDTTSICVQGQCVKAGCDQVIGSSVKLDKCGMCGGDGTTCRKITGSMNKAIFGYNDIVTIPAGATNIDIKQKSHRGIRHDGNYLALKTEVSYILNGNFSVSTAEQDIPVLGAVLRYSGSSTTLERVLSYQKLRQAIAVQLLSTAGDASTPRVKYSFFLPRDVPFTKPGAEGRASLHAILPLGGSEWALGEWSECSKSCGSGWSRRNVECRDGAGTLSFSCDEDLRPADIRPCGDLPCPVWQMGPWSACSRTCGVGVRHRSVLCIDYTGKMVELGKCNLAKRPEVVSSECSYQDC; translated from the exons ATGGTGCTTGAGATATGGTGCAACACCAGG CACTACCTACTGACTCTGATGGCAGTGGCGGCGCAGGTCTACCGCCACCCCAgtctgaagaactcagtgagccTGGTggttgtgaagatgctggtggtggaAGACGAAGATGTAGGGCCCCAGGTGTCCAGCAACGGAGGAATGGCCCTCAGGAACTTCTGTAACTGGCAGCAGCTCTTCAACCCCTCCAGCCAGAGGCACCTGGAACACTACGATACAGCCATCTTATTCACCAGACAG GACATCTGTGGTCAGAGGAGCTGTGACACCCTGGGGGTGGCTGACGTGGGCACCATGTGTGACCCCAAGAGAAGCTGCTCTGTAATAGAGGATAATGGTCTGCAGGCCGCCTACACCGTGACACACGAGCTAG GTCATGTACTCAGCATGCCTCATGACGACTCTAATAACTGTATCAGATGGTTCGGACACCTGGATGGGCCACACATGATGGCATCTGTGTTCTTTAGCCTCAACAAGGCTTTGCCATGGTCGCCATGTAGCGCCCGCTATGTCACAGAGTTCTTCGACAATGGATATG GTGACTGTCTGTTGGATCCTCCAGAGcagactctccctctccctgttgaTCCCCCTGGTGTCTCCTACAACCTGGACCGTCAGTGCCAGCAGGCCTTCGGGGAGGAGTTCAGCCTGTGTCCGGACACCCCAGAGGACCAGACTTGCAGCCAGCTGTGGTGCCGGGAGGAGGGCCAGCCACACTGCACCACCCGGAACGGCAGCCTGCCCTGGGCTGATGGCACGCTCTGCTGGGCTGGGGCCGGGGCTGGAGCTGGGACCAACACCACCTGTCAGGGAGGTGTCTGTGCTGCAGTGACTGATCAGCAGAAAAGAGAG GAGCCTGTGGACGGAGGTTGGGGTGTGTGGGGCCCCTGGGGGTCATGCTCCAGGTCATGTGGCGGAGGGGTGGAGTTTTCCCAGAGAGAATGCACTGATCCCAAGCCACAAAACGGAGGAGCATACTGTGCGGGACAGAGAGCCAAGTACCAGACTTGTCACATACTGGCCTGCCAAGATGAGCATG GTAAGAGCTTCAGAGATGAGCAGTGTGAGAAGTACAACAGCGACCGATACCTGGACATCCATGGGAACATCAAGCAGTGGATCCCCAAATACAACGGTGTCTCACCCAGGGACAGGTGCAAACTGTTCTGCAGAGCAAGAGGCAGCAATGAATTCAAAGTCTTCGAGGCCAAG GTTGTTGATGGCACCACCTGTGGCCCAGACACCACCTCCATCTGTGTCCAGGGACAGTGCGTCAAAGCTGGCTGCGATCAGGTGATCGGCTCCAGTGTGAAGCTGGACAAATGTGGCATGTGTGGGGGTGATGGAACAACCTGCAGGAAGATCACTGGATCGATGAATAAAGCCAT TTTCGGCTACAACGACATTGTGACCATTCCGGCCGGGGCCACCAACATCGACATCAAGCAAAAGAGCCACCGCGGGATCAGACACGACGGCAACTACCTGGCCTTGAAGACAGAGGTTTCCTACATCCTGAATGGGAATTTCTCTGTGTCCACAGCAGAGCAGGACATCCCAGTCCTGGGCGCCGTACTCCGGTACAGTGGTTCCTCCACCACCCTGGAGAGGGTCTTGAGTTACCAGAAGCTCCGACAGGCAATCGCTGTCCAACTCCTGTCCACAGCCGGAGACGCCTCTACCCCTAGGGTCAAGTACAGCTTTTTCCTCCCCAGGGATGTCCCCTTCACCAAGCCTGGAGCTGAGGGTAGAGCTTCGCTACATGCGATTCTGCCACTAGGGGGCTCAGAGTGGGCTCTGGGGGAGTGGTCCGAGTGCTCCAAGAGCTGTGGTTCAGGTTGGTCAAGAAGGAACGTAGAGTGCCGGGACGGGGCAGGCACCCTGTCCTTCTCCTGTGATGAGGACCTGCGGCCGGCAGACATCCGGCCGTGTGGGgacctgccctgccctgtctgGCAGATGGGTCCCTGGTCGGCATGCTCGAGGACATGTGGTGTGGGGGTGCGCCATCGAAGCGTGCTGTGTATTGACTACACCGGTAAGATGGTGGAGCTAGGAAAATGTAACCTCGCCAAGAGGCCAGAGGTGGTTTCTTCAGAGTGCAGCTACCAGGACTGCTGA